Proteins encoded together in one Microbacterium sp. zg-Y625 window:
- the nadC gene encoding carboxylating nicotinate-nucleotide diphosphorylase, with translation MLTRTVIDRTVRAALDEDAPWGDLTSESLIVDSATARAALVARENGLFSGGDVFEAAFRLTDPRCDVTLLVEDGELFAPGDTLAVVTGPARAVLTAERVGLNFVQRMSGIATLTALYVAEVAHTGARIADTRKTTPGLRAFERHAVRNGGGHNHRFSLSDAVMVKDNHLAVLRQKGVSVTAALQGAIAQLPHTTHVEVEVDSIDQIEAVLAADVDTIMLDNFTLDMLRAGVEINAGRATVEASGGVSLDSVRAIAETGVDVISVGALTHSARALDLGLDIALEA, from the coding sequence ATGCTCACGCGCACCGTCATCGACCGCACCGTCCGCGCCGCCCTCGACGAAGACGCGCCCTGGGGCGACCTCACGAGCGAGAGCCTCATCGTCGACAGCGCGACCGCCCGCGCCGCGCTCGTCGCCCGCGAGAACGGCCTCTTCTCGGGTGGCGACGTCTTCGAGGCGGCCTTCCGCCTCACCGACCCGCGCTGCGACGTGACCTTGCTGGTCGAGGACGGCGAGCTGTTCGCCCCCGGCGACACGCTGGCCGTCGTCACCGGTCCCGCCCGAGCCGTCCTCACCGCCGAGCGCGTGGGGCTGAACTTCGTCCAGCGCATGAGCGGCATCGCCACCCTCACGGCGCTCTACGTCGCCGAAGTGGCCCACACCGGCGCCCGCATCGCCGACACCCGCAAGACGACTCCGGGCCTGCGCGCCTTCGAGCGCCACGCCGTGCGCAACGGCGGCGGCCACAACCACCGCTTCTCGCTGTCTGATGCCGTCATGGTCAAGGACAACCACCTCGCCGTGCTGCGGCAGAAGGGCGTGTCCGTCACCGCCGCCCTGCAGGGCGCGATCGCGCAGCTGCCGCACACGACGCACGTCGAGGTCGAGGTCGACAGCATCGACCAGATCGAGGCGGTGCTCGCCGCCGACGTCGACACGATCATGCTCGACAACTTCACCCTCGACATGCTGCGCGCCGGAGTCGAGATCAACGCCGGCCGGGCGACGGTCGAAGCCTCCGGCGGGGTCAGCCTCGACTCGGTGCGCGCCATCGCCGAGACCGGCGTGGACGTCATCTCGGTGGGAGCCCTCACCCACTCCGCTCGGGCCCTGGACCTCGGACTCGACATCGCCCTCGAGGCCTGA
- a CDS encoding cysteine desulfurase family protein — protein sequence MSLLYLDHAATTPVRPAVLEAMEPFLTRRYGNPSSHHTVGEAAAGALADARTRVARVLGMRSGDIVFTAGGTEANNLAVKGIALGARGVDPRRRQVITTVIEHESILESCDYLRRLHGAEVTLLPVDGTGRVDPDRLARAIGPGTAVVSIGYANNEVGTVQDAAALAAVCAAHRVPLHLDAVQPAGWLPLAGTGADALSIAGHKVGAPQGTGVLAVRGRIPLEPLVHGGGQERGRRSGTENVAGAVGLAVALEIAEAERVDAAARVAAVRDGFIAAVLATVPDARLTGHPRHRLPGSASFTFAGASGEAVLLQLERRGIVTSSGSACAAGSDEPSHVLLALGIAPDVAQTAVRFTFGHGPAPDSAALAATVASSVAAVRSGT from the coding sequence ATGTCGCTCCTCTACCTCGACCACGCCGCGACGACGCCGGTTCGCCCCGCGGTGCTCGAGGCGATGGAACCCTTTCTCACCCGTCGGTACGGCAACCCGTCGAGCCACCACACCGTCGGCGAGGCGGCCGCCGGCGCTCTCGCCGACGCGCGCACCCGCGTCGCCCGTGTGCTCGGCATGCGCTCCGGAGACATCGTCTTCACCGCCGGCGGCACCGAAGCCAACAACCTTGCCGTCAAGGGCATCGCCCTGGGCGCCCGCGGCGTCGATCCCCGCCGGCGCCAGGTGATCACCACCGTCATCGAGCACGAGTCGATCCTGGAATCCTGCGACTACCTGCGACGCCTGCACGGCGCCGAGGTCACCCTGCTCCCCGTCGACGGCACCGGCCGTGTCGACCCCGATCGGCTCGCCCGGGCCATCGGTCCCGGCACCGCCGTGGTGTCGATCGGCTACGCGAACAACGAGGTCGGCACCGTGCAGGATGCCGCCGCGCTCGCGGCCGTCTGCGCCGCGCACCGCGTGCCGCTGCACCTGGACGCCGTGCAGCCCGCCGGCTGGCTGCCCCTCGCCGGCACCGGCGCCGACGCCCTGTCGATCGCAGGGCACAAGGTCGGCGCGCCCCAGGGCACGGGTGTGCTCGCCGTGCGCGGCCGCATCCCCCTCGAGCCGCTCGTTCACGGCGGCGGGCAGGAGCGGGGCCGCCGCAGCGGCACCGAGAACGTCGCCGGCGCCGTGGGTCTCGCCGTCGCGCTGGAGATCGCCGAGGCCGAACGAGTGGATGCCGCCGCGCGCGTCGCCGCAGTGCGGGACGGCTTCATCGCCGCGGTGCTCGCGACGGTGCCCGACGCCCGGCTCACCGGCCACCCGCGCCACCGCCTGCCGGGCAGCGCGAGCTTCACCTTCGCCGGCGCGAGCGGTGAGGCGGTGCTGCTGCAGCTGGAGCGCCGCGGCATCGTGACCTCCAGCGGGTCGGCCTGCGCCGCCGGCAGCGACGAGCCGTCGCATGTCCTCCTCGCCCTCGGCATCGCCCCCGACGTCGCGCAGACCGCGGTGCGCTTCACGTTCGGGCACGGCCCCGCCCCCGACTCTGCGGCGCTCGCTGCGACCGTCGCCTCATCGGTCGCGGCGGTACGATCGGGCACGTGA
- a CDS encoding glycosyltransferase family 2 protein, whose amino-acid sequence MTAAITVIVPGFDVADYAAEALQSLRGQTLTNWVAILVDDASTDATRDIFAAAAAEDPRFRLVRHDQRQGLSAARNTGVALVETPYLGFLDADDVLTPTALERLVGVLDETGSDFAVGAYVRLRPDATGEYAAGVVQPWVAAATDPGRRGTTIEAHPDASGNIVAWSKVSRTDFWRRAGLRFPDGRLYEDQIVAQQMYSRARRFDTVPDVVVHWRERADGSSITQGKSALPVLRDYLSAMTEGLEVLAASGHDAAVRSRVQLILSMDLPPLVEIARIHPDDAYRRALGAFVRDVRARGGAHAPLDERTARLVAAALLF is encoded by the coding sequence GTGACAGCCGCGATCACCGTCATCGTGCCCGGGTTCGACGTCGCCGATTACGCCGCCGAGGCGCTGCAGTCCCTGCGCGGACAGACCCTGACGAACTGGGTGGCGATCCTCGTCGACGACGCCTCCACCGACGCCACCCGCGACATCTTCGCCGCCGCCGCGGCCGAGGATCCCCGCTTCCGGCTCGTGCGCCACGACCAGCGCCAGGGCCTCAGCGCGGCCCGCAACACCGGCGTCGCGCTGGTCGAGACCCCCTACCTCGGGTTCCTCGACGCCGACGACGTGCTCACTCCGACGGCGCTCGAGCGCCTGGTCGGAGTGCTCGATGAGACCGGGAGCGATTTCGCCGTCGGCGCGTACGTGCGCCTGCGTCCGGATGCCACCGGCGAGTACGCCGCCGGGGTCGTGCAGCCCTGGGTCGCGGCCGCCACCGACCCGGGCCGGCGCGGCACGACGATCGAGGCGCATCCCGACGCATCGGGCAACATCGTGGCCTGGTCCAAAGTCAGCCGCACCGACTTCTGGCGACGCGCGGGACTGCGCTTCCCCGACGGGCGCCTCTACGAGGACCAGATCGTCGCGCAGCAGATGTACAGCCGCGCGCGCCGGTTCGACACCGTGCCCGACGTGGTCGTGCACTGGCGCGAGCGCGCGGACGGATCGTCCATCACCCAGGGCAAGAGCGCGCTGCCGGTGCTGCGGGACTACCTGTCCGCCATGACCGAGGGGCTCGAGGTGCTGGCGGCGAGCGGACACGACGCCGCGGTGCGCTCCCGCGTGCAGCTCATCCTGTCGATGGATCTGCCCCCGCTCGTGGAGATCGCCCGCATCCACCCCGACGACGCCTACCGGCGCGCGCTGGGCGCGTTCGTCCGCGACGTCCGGGCGCGCGGCGGCGCGCACGCGCCCTTGGACGAGCGCACGGCGCGACTGGTGGCCGCGGCGCTGCTGTTCTGA
- a CDS encoding ABC transporter ATP-binding protein, with protein sequence MGMGGGGPRGGFRGVDESAQRRINAQAPRIPGLGRRVMALFRPYRARIAVTGLLVIVGSGLAVVPPLLVQRVFDDALFPTDGTGPDLSLLLRLVAIMIGLFLASAGVNVLQTWLTATVGNRVTGDLRVRLFDHLQAMELAFFTRTKTGVIQSRLQNDVGGVSGVLTNTVTSILGNAVTVVASLVAMIIIDWRLTIIAVVLMPALVLVQRKVGQVRARIAGETQESLSELTAITQETLSVSGILLSKSFNRQRTESARYRAENRNQVVLQVRRAMSGQGFFAVVQVLMASVPAVIYLVAGYLIVGGSADITAGTVVAFTTVQARLLQPLTGLMRVALDLQTSAALFARIFEYLDLTPAISDAPDAIDVADGPGPLGRVEFRDVVFRYPDATGESRPTLDGVSFVAEPGQHVAFVGPSGAGKTTVLYLAPRLYEASGGGVLFAGTDVRRLRHESLIDQVGIVSQETYLFHATIRENLRYAKPDATDEELAAACAAANIDHIIAGFPGGYDTVVGERGYRLSGGEKQRIAIARVLLKDPPVLLLDEATSALDTVSERVVQDALDAAARGRTTLSVAHRLSTVIGADVIHVVEAGRIVESGTHAELLAAGGLYAQLAAEQVAASRVLETEEAIARRAE encoded by the coding sequence ATGGGCATGGGCGGCGGCGGACCCCGCGGCGGATTCCGCGGCGTCGACGAGTCCGCGCAGCGCCGTATCAACGCTCAGGCGCCTCGCATCCCCGGCCTCGGCCGACGGGTCATGGCGTTGTTCCGTCCCTACCGTGCCCGGATCGCGGTCACCGGGCTGCTCGTGATCGTCGGCTCGGGACTCGCGGTCGTGCCGCCGCTGCTCGTGCAGCGGGTCTTCGACGACGCCCTTTTCCCCACCGACGGCACGGGACCCGACCTCTCGCTGCTGCTGCGGCTGGTCGCCATCATGATCGGGCTGTTCCTGGCGTCCGCCGGGGTGAACGTGCTGCAGACGTGGCTCACCGCGACGGTCGGCAACCGGGTGACCGGCGACCTGCGGGTACGGCTGTTCGACCATCTGCAGGCGATGGAGCTCGCCTTCTTCACCCGCACCAAGACGGGTGTCATCCAGTCGCGCCTGCAGAACGACGTCGGCGGTGTCTCGGGGGTGCTCACCAACACCGTCACCAGCATTCTCGGCAACGCGGTGACGGTCGTGGCCTCCCTCGTGGCGATGATCATCATCGACTGGCGCCTGACGATCATCGCCGTCGTGCTCATGCCCGCGCTCGTGCTCGTGCAGCGCAAGGTCGGTCAGGTGCGGGCGCGCATCGCGGGGGAGACGCAGGAGTCGCTGTCGGAGCTGACGGCGATCACGCAGGAGACCCTGAGCGTCTCCGGCATCCTGTTGTCGAAGTCGTTCAACCGGCAGCGCACCGAGTCCGCCCGGTACCGCGCCGAGAACCGCAACCAGGTCGTGCTGCAGGTGCGCCGGGCCATGAGCGGCCAGGGGTTCTTCGCCGTCGTGCAGGTGCTCATGGCGAGCGTTCCCGCCGTGATCTACCTCGTCGCGGGCTACCTCATCGTCGGCGGAAGCGCCGACATCACCGCCGGCACCGTCGTCGCCTTCACCACGGTGCAGGCGCGGCTGCTGCAGCCGCTCACGGGGCTCATGCGGGTGGCCCTGGATCTGCAGACCTCCGCTGCGCTGTTCGCCCGCATCTTCGAGTACCTCGACCTCACGCCCGCGATCAGCGACGCCCCCGACGCCATCGACGTCGCCGACGGGCCGGGCCCGCTCGGGCGGGTGGAGTTCCGCGACGTGGTCTTCCGCTATCCGGATGCCACGGGCGAAAGCCGTCCGACGCTCGACGGCGTCTCGTTCGTCGCGGAACCCGGGCAGCACGTCGCGTTCGTCGGCCCCTCGGGGGCGGGCAAGACCACGGTGCTGTATCTGGCGCCGCGGCTGTACGAGGCCTCGGGCGGCGGCGTGCTGTTCGCCGGGACGGACGTGCGAAGGCTCCGCCACGAGTCGCTGATCGACCAGGTCGGCATCGTGTCGCAGGAGACCTACCTCTTCCACGCGACCATCCGCGAGAACCTGCGCTACGCCAAGCCCGACGCCACCGACGAGGAACTGGCCGCCGCCTGCGCCGCAGCGAACATCGACCACATCATCGCGGGCTTCCCCGGCGGCTACGACACGGTCGTGGGCGAGCGCGGCTACCGGCTCTCGGGCGGTGAGAAGCAGCGCATCGCCATCGCCCGCGTGCTGCTCAAGGATCCGCCCGTGCTGCTGCTGGATGAGGCGACCTCGGCGCTGGACACGGTGTCGGAGCGGGTGGTGCAGGACGCCCTGGATGCCGCCGCCCGCGGCCGCACGACGCTGTCGGTCGCCCACCGGCTCTCGACGGTGATCGGTGCGGACGTCATCCACGTCGTCGAGGCCGGGCGCATCGTCGAATCGGGGACGCACGCCGAGCTGCTGGCAGCCGGCGGGCTGTACGCCCAGCTCGCCGCCGAGCAGGTGGCCGCCTCGCGGGTGCTCGAGACCGAAGAGGCCATCGCCCGCCGCGCGGAGTAG
- a CDS encoding type 1 glutamine amidotransferase domain-containing protein produces the protein MTEDITGKRVAFLLTDGFEDSELTSPWQAVTDAGASPVLVSPADGAVSGKNGHEQAVDLSVSEAQAADFDALVLPGGVVNADNLRMDEAAVAFARDFFAQHKPVGVICHGAWILADADVLGGRTITSYPSLKTDLRNAGASWVDEEVVVDAGLVSSRTPDDLPAFNAKVVEEIAEGAHSGQTV, from the coding sequence ATGACCGAGGACATCACCGGCAAGCGCGTGGCGTTCCTGCTGACCGACGGTTTCGAAGACAGCGAGCTCACCTCGCCCTGGCAGGCGGTCACCGATGCCGGCGCCTCGCCGGTGCTCGTCTCGCCCGCAGACGGCGCCGTGTCGGGCAAGAACGGGCACGAGCAGGCAGTCGACCTGTCGGTGTCAGAGGCGCAGGCCGCGGACTTCGACGCCCTCGTCCTTCCCGGCGGGGTCGTCAACGCGGACAACCTCCGCATGGACGAGGCGGCGGTCGCCTTCGCGCGCGACTTCTTCGCCCAGCACAAGCCGGTCGGCGTGATCTGCCACGGCGCGTGGATCCTCGCCGACGCGGATGTGCTCGGCGGACGCACGATCACCAGCTATCCCAGCCTGAAGACAGACCTGCGCAACGCCGGCGCGTCGTGGGTCGACGAGGAGGTCGTGGTGGATGCCGGTCTGGTCTCCAGCCGCACCCCCGACGACCTGCCCGCCTTCAACGCCAAGGTGGTCGAGGAGATCGCCGAGGGAGCGCACTCCGGCCAGACGGTCTGA
- the adhP gene encoding alcohol dehydrogenase AdhP: protein MRAAVVTAPDQPLSVTEVPIPTPGPGQALVRVITSGVCHTDLHAARGDWPVPPKSDLIPGHEGYGEVVALGEGVTTLAVGDKVGNAWLWSACGVCEFCRTGWETLCPAQQNGGYSVDGSFGEYMLVDERFAARIPEGVDTDEVAPILCAGVTVYKGLKMTEVKPGEWVVISGIGGLGHIAVQYARAMGMRVAAVDIDDDKLFLARRHGAEVTVNAAKTDPIAEIQERTGGAHGVLVTAVHPQAFAQGTGMARRGGTVVFVGLPPGQFPADIFDTVLRAITIRGSIVGTRQDMVEALDFFARGEIHPTVTVEKLDDINDIFHRMEEGKIEGRIVMRYSQD from the coding sequence ATGCGCGCCGCCGTCGTCACCGCACCCGACCAGCCGCTGAGCGTCACCGAAGTGCCGATCCCCACCCCCGGTCCGGGTCAGGCCCTGGTGCGCGTCATCACCAGCGGCGTCTGCCACACCGATCTGCACGCCGCGCGCGGTGACTGGCCGGTTCCGCCGAAGTCCGACCTCATCCCCGGTCACGAGGGCTACGGCGAGGTCGTCGCGCTCGGCGAGGGCGTCACCACGCTCGCCGTCGGCGACAAGGTGGGCAACGCGTGGCTGTGGAGCGCCTGCGGCGTGTGCGAGTTCTGCCGCACCGGCTGGGAGACCCTCTGCCCCGCGCAGCAGAACGGTGGCTACTCCGTCGACGGCAGCTTCGGCGAGTACATGCTGGTGGACGAGCGCTTCGCCGCCCGCATCCCGGAAGGCGTCGACACCGATGAGGTCGCCCCGATCCTGTGCGCCGGCGTCACGGTCTACAAGGGCCTGAAGATGACCGAGGTCAAGCCAGGCGAGTGGGTCGTCATCTCCGGCATCGGCGGCCTCGGCCACATCGCCGTGCAGTACGCCCGCGCGATGGGCATGCGCGTCGCCGCCGTCGACATCGACGACGACAAGCTGTTCCTGGCCCGCCGCCACGGAGCGGAGGTCACGGTCAACGCCGCCAAGACGGACCCGATCGCCGAGATCCAGGAGCGCACCGGCGGCGCGCACGGCGTGCTCGTCACCGCCGTGCACCCGCAGGCCTTCGCCCAGGGCACCGGCATGGCGCGCCGCGGCGGCACCGTGGTGTTCGTCGGCCTCCCCCCGGGGCAGTTCCCGGCCGACATCTTCGACACCGTGCTGCGGGCCATCACGATCCGCGGCTCGATCGTCGGCACCCGCCAGGACATGGTCGAGGCGCTGGACTTCTTCGCCCGCGGAGAGATCCACCCCACCGTGACCGTCGAGAAGCTCGACGACATCAACGACATCTTCCACCGCATGGAAGAGGGCAAGATCGAAGGCCGCATCGTGATGCGGTACTCGCAGGACTGA
- a CDS encoding trans-sulfuration enzyme family protein — protein sequence MDFSHRHPDTAAVHAGRADLGALGVHALPLDLSTTNPLPDVERGGDSYETLATGGRPTAEDSFVYARLWNPTVARFEDALAELEGAEAAVAFSTGMAAVTAAILAHTQAAGRPHVVAVRPLYGGTDHLLASGLLGAEVTFCDEADVAGALRPDTGLVIVETPANPTLDLVDIAAVVAAAAGVPVLVDNTFATPVLQQPLALGAAMSLHSGTKYLGGHGDTMAGVIACSEQSAQALRRVRAITGALLHPLGAYLLHRGLATLPLRVRAQQESAARIAAWLEAHPAVARVHYPGLDGDPRGLMARQLRGGGAMVAFEMRGGYPAAAAAAGAVELFTHAVSLGGVDSLIQHPAALTHRPVAAEARPSAAVLRLSIGLEHVDDLVADLDRALRVADGAGTPTEATVALQV from the coding sequence ATGGACTTCTCGCACCGGCATCCCGACACCGCCGCCGTCCACGCCGGACGCGCCGACCTGGGCGCGCTGGGGGTGCACGCCCTGCCGCTGGACCTGTCGACAACGAATCCGCTGCCCGACGTCGAGCGGGGCGGCGACTCCTACGAGACCCTCGCCACCGGGGGCCGGCCCACCGCGGAGGACAGCTTCGTCTACGCCCGGCTGTGGAATCCCACCGTCGCGCGCTTCGAGGACGCGCTCGCCGAGCTCGAGGGCGCCGAGGCGGCGGTCGCCTTCTCGACCGGCATGGCCGCCGTGACGGCCGCGATCCTCGCGCACACCCAGGCGGCGGGTCGCCCGCATGTGGTCGCGGTGCGGCCGCTTTACGGGGGCACCGATCACCTGCTGGCGAGCGGTCTGCTGGGCGCCGAGGTCACCTTCTGCGACGAGGCGGACGTGGCCGGGGCCCTGCGCCCCGACACCGGGCTCGTCATCGTGGAGACCCCCGCCAACCCCACGCTCGACCTCGTCGACATCGCCGCCGTGGTCGCGGCCGCCGCGGGCGTGCCGGTGCTGGTCGACAACACCTTCGCCACTCCGGTGCTGCAGCAGCCGCTCGCGCTGGGCGCCGCGATGAGCCTGCACAGCGGCACGAAGTACCTGGGTGGGCACGGCGACACCATGGCGGGGGTCATCGCCTGCTCCGAGCAATCCGCGCAGGCGCTGCGCCGGGTGCGGGCGATCACTGGCGCGCTCCTGCACCCCTTGGGCGCGTACCTGCTGCACCGAGGGCTCGCGACGCTGCCGCTGCGCGTGCGCGCCCAGCAGGAGAGCGCCGCGCGCATCGCGGCGTGGCTCGAGGCGCACCCCGCCGTCGCGCGGGTGCACTACCCCGGGCTGGACGGCGACCCGCGCGGCCTGATGGCACGTCAGCTGCGGGGCGGCGGCGCGATGGTGGCCTTCGAGATGCGCGGCGGGTACCCCGCTGCCGCCGCGGCCGCCGGCGCCGTGGAGCTGTTCACCCACGCCGTGTCGCTCGGCGGCGTGGACTCCCTCATCCAGCATCCGGCGGCCCTCACGCACCGACCCGTGGCAGCCGAGGCCCGCCCCTCCGCTGCGGTGCTGCGGCTGTCGATCGGGCTCGAGCACGTCGACGACCTCGTGGCCGACCTCGACCGTGCGCTGCGCGTCGCCGACGGTGCCGGTACGCCGACGGAGGCTACGGTCGCGCTGCAGGTCTGA
- a CDS encoding Lrp/AsnC family transcriptional regulator — protein MVRSQPDDEIDELDRAILAELSTRADVTNKALAHRLHLAESTCAHRVRTLRQRGLIVDTRARVDTAALGFPLRAIVNVRLGSHTKTGVTELFQALTDIPGVIEVFHVAGEDDFVLHVAAADAHALRDLVLEHITVHPSVRSTETHLVFDRRDGVGVLPQR, from the coding sequence TTGGTCAGATCACAACCCGACGACGAGATCGACGAGCTCGACCGGGCGATCCTCGCCGAACTGAGCACGCGGGCGGATGTCACGAACAAGGCACTCGCCCACCGGCTGCACCTGGCGGAGTCGACGTGCGCCCACCGCGTGCGCACGCTGCGGCAGCGCGGGCTCATCGTGGACACCCGCGCCAGGGTCGACACCGCCGCGCTGGGCTTTCCGCTGCGGGCCATCGTCAACGTGCGCTTGGGCAGCCACACCAAGACCGGCGTCACCGAGCTCTTTCAGGCCCTCACGGACATCCCGGGCGTCATCGAGGTGTTCCACGTCGCGGGCGAGGACGACTTCGTGCTGCACGTGGCCGCCGCCGACGCTCACGCGCTGCGGGACCTCGTCCTCGAGCACATCACGGTGCACCCGAGCGTCCGCTCCACCGAGACGCACCTGGTGTTCGACCGGCGCGACGGGGTGGGCGTGCTGCCGCAGCGCTGA
- a CDS encoding metal-sensitive transcriptional regulator, with protein MTAIGHDTHVHGYITDKERYLKRLKRIEGQARGVHKMIDDEKYCIDILTQISALTSALNSVAVGLLDDHLKHCVVDAARLGGDEADAKVAEATAAIARLVRS; from the coding sequence ATGACCGCCATCGGACACGACACCCACGTGCACGGATACATCACCGACAAGGAGAGGTACCTCAAGCGGCTGAAGCGCATCGAGGGACAGGCCCGCGGGGTGCACAAGATGATCGATGACGAGAAGTACTGCATCGACATCCTGACGCAGATCAGCGCGCTGACCAGTGCCCTCAACTCCGTCGCCGTCGGACTGCTCGATGACCACCTGAAGCACTGCGTCGTCGACGCGGCGCGACTGGGTGGAGACGAAGCCGATGCCAAGGTCGCGGAGGCGACGGCCGCCATCGCCCGTCTCGTGCGCTCCTGA
- a CDS encoding heavy metal translocating P-type ATPase: MTTLGADQTRFELEIGGMTCASCAARIEKKLNRLEGVSATVNYATEKAQVTGPAGLAAATVIAEVERTGYTAALPAPPREAEREARDVDPELESVRHRLLVSTALALPVILMSMIPALQFPNWQWLSLVLAAPVVVWGAWPFHRAAWINLRHGAATMDTLISLGTSAALAWSLYALFFGTAGMPGMTHPFSFTIGSADASGDIYLEVAAGVTMFVLAGRYVEKRAKRQAGAALRALLELGAKDVTVLRDGVEGRIPIGELRAGDEFVVRPGEKIATDGVVTAGSSAVDESMLTGESLPVEVGAGDAVTGATVNAGGRLIVRATRVGADTRLAQMGRLVEQAQSGKADVQRLADRISGVFVPIVIVIALAALAGWLIAGFPASSAFTAAVAVLIIACPCALGLATPTALLVGTGRGAQLGILIKGPEVLESTRRVDTIVLDKTGTVTTGRMSVVDVVAAEGEDADEVLRLAGAVEHASEHPIAQAIAAAAARVGGLGAVEDFRSSAGAGVAGVVDGHAVVVGRSGLLDEWALRPGDDLQAAAAAAFSRGQTAVFVAWDGRVRGVVVIADRPKPTSAAAVAQLRRLGLTPVLLTGDNTAVARHIATDVGIDEVIGDVLPADKVATVARLQAEGKVVAMVGDGVNDAAALAQADLGMAMGTGTDAAMEAADITLVRGDLVAAADAVRLSRRTLAVIKSNLFWAFAYNVAAIPLAAFGLLNPMLAGAAMALSSVFVVGNSLRLRRFRPLSPVPADPK, from the coding sequence ATGACAACCCTGGGCGCTGACCAGACCCGCTTCGAGCTCGAGATCGGGGGCATGACCTGCGCGTCGTGCGCGGCCCGCATCGAGAAGAAGCTCAACCGTCTGGAAGGCGTCTCGGCCACCGTCAACTACGCCACCGAGAAGGCGCAGGTCACGGGGCCTGCAGGCCTTGCGGCGGCCACGGTGATCGCCGAAGTGGAGCGCACCGGCTACACCGCGGCGCTGCCGGCACCGCCACGGGAGGCCGAGCGCGAAGCGCGAGACGTCGATCCGGAGCTCGAGAGCGTGCGGCACCGTCTGCTGGTGTCGACAGCCCTCGCGCTGCCGGTGATCCTCATGTCGATGATCCCGGCGCTGCAGTTCCCCAACTGGCAGTGGCTGTCGCTGGTGCTCGCCGCCCCCGTGGTGGTGTGGGGGGCATGGCCCTTCCACCGCGCCGCATGGATCAACCTGCGTCACGGCGCAGCGACCATGGACACGCTGATCAGCCTGGGCACCTCTGCCGCGCTGGCGTGGTCGCTGTACGCGCTGTTCTTCGGAACAGCGGGCATGCCCGGCATGACGCATCCGTTCTCGTTCACGATCGGCTCCGCGGACGCCTCGGGCGACATCTACCTCGAGGTGGCAGCGGGGGTGACCATGTTCGTGCTCGCCGGTCGCTACGTCGAGAAGCGGGCCAAGCGCCAGGCCGGGGCGGCGCTGCGCGCCCTGCTGGAGCTCGGGGCGAAGGACGTCACCGTGCTGCGCGACGGCGTCGAGGGGCGCATCCCCATCGGCGAGCTGCGGGCCGGTGACGAGTTCGTCGTGCGCCCGGGGGAGAAGATCGCCACCGACGGCGTCGTCACGGCCGGATCGTCGGCCGTGGACGAGTCGATGCTCACGGGCGAGTCGCTGCCGGTGGAAGTCGGCGCGGGCGATGCCGTCACCGGGGCGACCGTCAACGCCGGCGGCCGCCTGATCGTCCGCGCCACGCGCGTGGGCGCGGACACCCGGTTGGCGCAGATGGGGCGTCTGGTCGAGCAGGCCCAGTCCGGCAAGGCCGACGTGCAGCGTCTGGCCGACCGCATCTCGGGCGTCTTCGTTCCCATCGTCATCGTCATCGCGCTCGCCGCGCTGGCGGGGTGGCTCATCGCCGGGTTCCCCGCGAGCTCCGCCTTCACCGCCGCCGTGGCGGTGCTGATCATCGCCTGCCCCTGCGCCCTGGGACTTGCGACCCCCACGGCGCTGCTGGTGGGCACCGGCCGGGGTGCGCAGCTCGGCATCCTCATCAAGGGTCCCGAGGTGCTCGAGTCCACGCGCCGCGTCGACACGATCGTGCTGGACAAGACCGGCACCGTCACGACCGGGCGGATGAGCGTCGTCGACGTCGTGGCGGCCGAGGGTGAGGATGCCGACGAGGTACTGCGTCTGGCCGGCGCCGTGGAGCACGCCAGCGAGCACCCGATCGCCCAGGCGATCGCAGCCGCCGCGGCGCGGGTGGGCGGTCTCGGTGCCGTCGAGGACTTCCGCAGCTCCGCCGGGGCGGGCGTGGCGGGCGTCGTCGACGGGCATGCCGTGGTCGTGGGCCGCAGCGGGCTGCTCGACGAGTGGGCGCTGCGCCCGGGCGATGACCTCCAGGCCGCTGCGGCAGCGGCCTTCTCGCGGGGCCAGACCGCGGTGTTCGTCGCGTGGGATGGGCGCGTGCGGGGGGTCGTGGTGATCGCCGACCGTCCCAAGCCCACGAGCGCCGCCGCCGTCGCACAGCTGCGCCGGCTGGGGCTGACCCCCGTGCTGCTCACCGGAGACAACACCGCCGTCGCGCGGCATATCGCCACCGACGTCGGGATCGACGAGGTCATCGGCGACGTGCTGCCGGCGGACAAGGTGGCCACGGTCGCGCGGCTGCAGGCCGAGGGCAAGGTCGTCGCGATGGTGGGCGACGGGGTCAACGACGCCGCCGCGCTGGCGCAGGCCGACCTCGGCATGGCCATGGGGACGGGCACGGATGCCGCGATGGAGGCGGCCGACATCACGCTCGTCCGTGGTGACCTCGTCGCGGCGGCCGACGCCGTGCGCCTGTCGCGCCGCACGCTGGCCGTCATCAAGTCGAACCTGTTCTGGGCCTTCGCCTACAACGTCGCCGCCATCCCGCTGGCCGCGTTCGGACTGCTCAATCCCATGCTCGCGGGCGCCGCGATGGCGCTGTCGAGCGTTTTCGTGGTGGGGAACAGCCTGCGCCTGCGCCGCTTCCGCCCGCTCTCGCCCGTACCCGCCGATCCGAAGTGA